Proteins encoded together in one Vitis vinifera cultivar Pinot Noir 40024 chromosome 4, ASM3070453v1 window:
- the LOC100250765 gene encoding LOW QUALITY PROTEIN: carotenoid cleavage dioxygenase 8 homolog B, chloroplastic (The sequence of the model RefSeq protein was modified relative to this genomic sequence to represent the inferred CDS: substituted 2 bases at 2 genomic stop codons) translates to MAVSGKPGSVKGGCSFGRAVNFSRKHHKGGLRVRNVATRLPETQVSPETQVSPEKGGGNERKLAAWTSIRQERWEGELAVQGEIPLWLNGTYLRNGPGLWHIGDYNFRHLFDGYATLVRLHFQDGRLIAGHRQIQSEAYKAAIKNKKLCYREFSEVPKADNFLSYVGELASLFSGASLTDNANTGVVRLGDGRVVCLTETIKGSIIIDPDTLETMGKFEYSDTLGGLIHSAHPIVTESEFWTLLPDLVKPGYIVVRMEPGSNERKVIGRVNCRGGPAPGWVHSFPVTEHYVVVPEMSLRYCAQNLLRAEPTPLYKFEWHPLSKAFMHVMCKASGKIVASVEVPLYVTFHFINAYEEKDEDGRVTGIVADCCEHNADTTILDKLRLHNLRSFSGEDVLPDARVGRFTIPLDGSPYGKLEAALNPDEHGRGMDMCSINPAYLGKTYRYAYACGAQRPCNFPNTLTKVSKTTLYKDSFSTHFLEIGKXFXTILQLDLVEKKAKNWFDEGSVPSEPLFVARPGATEEDDGVVISMVSDKNGEGYALLLDGRTFEEIARGKFPYGLPYGLHGCWVPKK, encoded by the exons ATGGCGGTTTCCGGTAAGCCTGGTAGTGTGAAAGGTGGGTGTTCATTTGGGAGGGCTGTTAATTTCTCTAGAAAACATCACAAGGGTGGATTAAGAGTGAGAAATGTTGCGACTAGATTGCCGGAGACTCAGGTGTCGCCGGAGACTCAGGTATCGCCTGAGAAAGGGGGTGGGAATGAGAGGAAGCTTGCTGCATGGACGAGCATCCGGCAAGAGAGATGGGAGGGAGAGCTGGCTGTTCAGGGAGAAATACCACTATGGCTG AATGGGACATACCTAAGGAACGGTCCAGGCCTGTGGCACATAGGAGATTACAACTTCCGCCACCTCTTCGACGGCTACGCCACACTTGTCCGCCTACACTTCCAGGACGGCCGATTAATAGCTGGCCACCGACAGATTCAATCCGAAGCATATAAGGCAGCgatcaagaataaaaaactatgtTACCGTGAATTCTCGGAGGTCCCAAAGGCTGACAACTTCCTATCTTATGTGGGTGAGCTGGCTAGCTTATTCTCTGGTGCTTCGCTGACAGATAACGCTAACACCGGCGTTGTTAGACTCGGCGATGGAAGGGTGGTGTGCCTGACGGAGACGATAAAAGGGTCAATAATCATCGATCCTGACACACTCGAGACGATGGGGAAATTTGAGTACAGTGACACATTGGGAGGGTTGATACATTCGGCACATCCAATCGTGACAGAATCGGAGTTCTGGACGTTGTTGCCGGACTTGGTGAAGCCGGGGTACATAGTGGTGAGGATGGAGCCAGGGAGCAATGAGAGGAAGGTGATAGGGAGGGTGAATTGCAGGGGTGGTCCTGCACCAGGGTGGGTTCATTCATTTCCGGTGACCGAACACTACGTGGTTGTCCCGGAAATGTCATTAAGGTACTGCGCCCAAAATCTTCTAAGGGCCGAGCCCACGCCACTTTACAAGTTCGAGTGGCACCCTCTGTCCAAAGCCTTTATGCACGTTATGTGTAAAGCTAGTGGCAAAATT GTGGCAAGTGTGGAAGTTCCATTGTACGTGACGTTCCATTTCATCAATGCATACGAAGAAAAAGACGAGGACGGGAGGGTGACAGGCATCGTAGCTGATTGTTGTGAGCACAACGCCGATACCACTATTCTAGATAAGCTCAGGCTTCACAATCTCCGGTCGTTTTCTGGGGAAGACGTGCTGCCTGACGCTAG GGTTGGGCGTTTCACAATACCGTTGGATGGGAGTCCATATGGGAAGTTAGAGGCAGCATTGAACCCAGATGAACATGGGAGAGGCATGGATATGTGCAGTATCAACCCTGCCTACTTGGGCAAGACGTACAGATATGCCTATGCTTGTGGGGCACAGCGCCCTTGTAACTTCCCCAACACCCTCACTAAGGTATCCAAAACCACCCTCTATAAAGACAGTTTTTCAACTCATTTTCTTGAGATTGGTAAATGATTTTAAACCATCTTGCAGCTTGATTTAGTGGAGAAGAAGGCAAAGAACTGGTTCGATGAAGGTTCTGTGCCCTCGGAACCATTATTTGTGGCTCGTCCAGGGGCAACAGAGGAGGATGATGGTGTTGTGATCTCGATGGTCAGTGACAAAAATGGGGAAGGATATGCACTGTTGTTGGACGGGAGAACTTTTGAAGAGATCGCAAGGGGGAAGTTCCCGTACGGACTTCCATATGGGCTGCATGGCTGCTGGGTTCCCAAGAAATAG